The DNA sequence ACCTTTGCACAGGATGGCACCATTCAGGTCAGCTCCTCGCAGATCTGCGTTGCTGAGGTCTGCCCCCTTCAGGCTCGTGCTGCGGAGAGCAGCGCCACGTAAGTCTGCCGCATGGAGATGTGCCTGCAGCATATTCGCATCGCTCAGATTGGCGCCCCGGAGATCGGCATGGCGCAAGTCTGCTTCTCGCAGGTCTGCCCCTCGCAGGTCCGCTTCTTGTAGATTGGCCTCGGTCAGATCGACTCCGTGGAAATCTATTCCGCGCAGATCAACGCTGTGGAGATCTGCGTTGTGAAGGTCTGGCTCGAAAGCCTGGAGTTCAGGGTATTCCCGTCGCCAGGTATTCCAGGGCGTTTTCCCTGAAAAAAGAAGATCAAGATTTTTCTGACTTGCCATATGGTTCACTTCCTTATTACTACTTTTTTCATTGATACTTTAGACGGGTTCTTGGTAGTTGTTCGGTTTCTTATGCTTCGCTCGGCCCTCGGGTGGGAACCATACATCATGGAACCAAAGTGAGCCAACAAAGATCGCGCTGAGCAGTAACAGGTAGATGAAGTATGGCATAATACTGTCCTTTGCTGTTGTATTCCAGACGTACTTCTTGCTCACAGCGAGTAGGATTTGACGAGAGGAAAAGGTACTGCATAGTATGCAGGTGGCTGGTGCTAAAAGGGATATGGTTGGAGGGACATGTCTCATACGAAGATCTATGAGACTCTTTAACTATACACTATTTTTGACAGAAATGCAACATTTATCAAAGTTAAGAGAGAGGCCAGGACGCAAAAAGCAAAATTCAGTTCCCTATCAGCCTCTTATAGAAACTACAACTGCACTCTCATACCCAGGAGTGGTATCACCATTGTACCGTCCATATCCAGAAATCTCCAAAGCCGCCTCCAGGTATCCGAATAGGACCCAATGCTCGTGAACAACCAGTGCGTCTCTAGCCAAATCTCTATGAGATCTCCTGATTGCAGCTCATAGTCATCGTGTCCAGGCATACCAACTACCCAATAATGATCTGAACGATAATCCAAAGTTCCTATGTGTTTAGTCATATTTCACCTTCGTTGTAGCTATACATAATATCAAATTCCACCAAGAAGCCAACAGCCAGATCGTTTTCGCCATCGCCCGCTACTTTGTTCCATCTACTGATATACTAATCACGCAGCGTTACAGGGAGTGTTAAAAAAATGTTAAAACAGAAACTGTTCGTGTTCACTGAATCGTTTCCTGTATATAGGCTGCGAAATCGTTCAAGGCGGCATGGTCAACAGGCCGTTCCATTCGCTCGCCTCGATAGAGAGCGAGCGCCTGCTCTCCTCATGCCTCCTGTCCTCTACCACACTCTCATTATCCCACTTCCACTGTCCTCTTAGGGGATACAACAAGGATTCGTAAAAATTTGGGCCATTTGCTCACAAGTCTCCTCTCATCTGTACTAATAGTTTCGCTCACTTCCAGCCTAATAGGCCATGTACCCCGCGCATCTTCTCCAAAACACCTTCTGGCGGGAATTGCACGCAGCGTGACAAGTTACCGAACATCTGCTATACTGGTTCGGTAACTGCGACAGCGAACAGAGACGGTCTCAAGGAGCAAAACCATGCCGAAGCCGATCCCTCTCGTACGCGACACTCTCCTGGTGGATCGACGGGAGGAACACGAGCAGATGCTGACCGTCGGAACACCTGAGTGGTATGCCTGGCTGGCCGATGCCGAGACGTTCGCCTTTACGAGTCCCAGCGGCACCTTCACGGCCCGCAAAGAACAGGCCGGCAACCGGCGTGGTGGCTGGTATTGGAAAGCGTACCGCAAGGATGGAGGTAAGCTCTCTTCAGCCTATTTAGGCAAGTCGGAACGTGTCACGCTCGAACGATTACATGTGGTTGCCACAAAACTGGCGGGTAAAGCTCGCCTGCCCAGCAGTGAGAGCGATGTTCACGTTGCATATGGATCCTCGCCTGGGGCATCACAAGATATGTCGATGCTCTCAACTCAACCTGATCAGACATCACTCAGAGCGCACATCCCTCCTCGCAACTTACCGCTTCAACTCACCCCACTCGTTGGGCGCGAACAGGATATTGCCAGCGTGTGTACCTTGCTCCGCCGCCCGGATATACACCTGTTGACCCTGATTGGCATGGGTGGCGTCGGCAAGACGCGCCTTGCCGTACAGGTGGCGATGGAACTCCTCAATGATTTCGCTGATGGCGTGGCCTTCACCTCCCTGGCTCCCATTCGCGACGCCAGTTTCGTCATTCCTTCCATTGCTCACACCTTCGATCTCAAGGCACTCGACCAGCAATCAGTGTTCGAGCGCGTATGTGTCTTCCTCCATGAGAAGCACCTGCTGCTGGTCCTGGACAATTTCGAGCAGGTAGCCGTCGCCGCTCTACAGGTGGAGGAACTCCTGCGGGTGTGTCCCCATCTCAAGGTACTGGTAACCAGTCGCAGCGTCCTCCATCTCCAGGCAGAGCACGAGTTTCCGGTGTTTCCCCTGGCCTTGCCTGACCTGACACGGCTTCCAGCACATGATATCCTGCTCCACTATCCCGTGATTGCCCTTTTCAGGGATCGCGCGCAGGCTGCGCTCCCGTCCTTCGAGGTGACAGCGGCGAATGCGCACACCATTGCGGAAATCTGCGTTCGTCTGGATGGACTGCCGCTGGCGCTCGAACTGGCAGCGGCCCGCATCAAACTGTTCTCCCCCCAGGCCCTGCTCGCTCTTCTCGCACAGCGACTGCAGATCCTCACCGGGGGAGCGCGCACTCTTCCAGAACGCCAGCAAACATTACGCAGAACACTGCAATGGAGCTATGATTTCCTCACATCCGCTGAGCAGTGGCTCTTCCGACACCTTGCTGCCTTCGTTGGCGGCTGGTCCTTCGAAGCAGTCGAGGAAATCTGTCGCAGTGGAGGTAGCTCGACCAGTGACGCATTAAGTGGAGTGGCAGCGTTGCTCGATAACAGCCTGGTGCAACGGGCCAGCCAGGAGGATGAGCAACCACGATTTAGCATGCTTGAAACGGTGCGTGAGTATGGACTGGCATGCCTGGCCGAACAGGGAGAGACCGAAGAGAGCGAACGGGCACATGCGTTGTACTACCTGACATTCGCTGAAGACATTGCGCCTCG is a window from the Ktedonobacteraceae bacterium genome containing:
- a CDS encoding pentapeptide repeat-containing protein — encoded protein: MASQKNLDLLFSGKTPWNTWRREYPELQAFEPDLHNADLHSVDLRGIDFHGVDLTEANLQEADLRGADLREADLRHADLRGANLSDANMLQAHLHAADLRGAALRSTSLKGADLSNADLRGADLNGAILCKGLFDQANLSGVDLNGADLHTADLRDADLNGTILSKATFEKGDLSGVNLNKGLKAKERRTGSVAIPDDTAA
- a CDS encoding tetratricopeptide repeat protein, with the translated sequence MPKPIPLVRDTLLVDRREEHEQMLTVGTPEWYAWLADAETFAFTSPSGTFTARKEQAGNRRGGWYWKAYRKDGGKLSSAYLGKSERVTLERLHVVATKLAGKARLPSSESDVHVAYGSSPGASQDMSMLSTQPDQTSLRAHIPPRNLPLQLTPLVGREQDIASVCTLLRRPDIHLLTLIGMGGVGKTRLAVQVAMELLNDFADGVAFTSLAPIRDASFVIPSIAHTFDLKALDQQSVFERVCVFLHEKHLLLVLDNFEQVAVAALQVEELLRVCPHLKVLVTSRSVLHLQAEHEFPVFPLALPDLTRLPAHDILLHYPVIALFRDRAQAALPSFEVTAANAHTIAEICVRLDGLPLALELAAARIKLFSPQALLALLAQRLQILTGGARTLPERQQTLRRTLQWSYDFLTSAEQWLFRHLAAFVGGWSFEAVEEICRSGGSSTSDALSGVAALLDNSLVQRASQEDEQPRFSMLETVREYGLACLAEQGETEESERAHALYYLTFAEDIAPRLRGGGQQIRWLKLLNQEQENLRAALLKLIEYKESTLAVRLCAALSWYWITRGTFREGSDFLEAALALPPSAVSPASRAQALCGAGDLALRQGNYSTAALLLEESIAGYRELKHTSGLAEALLNLGLVRAYQQNFTEARTLIEQSLSLCRAEEDQWLLGHALDSLARLAWEQGDAEATRRLSGESMRLGQESGETRAQISPRKLLAAVALAQGDDAQAETLAQELLAIAQQVGDRESAFSALFLLGTIAKGRGDDTQALSLYQQSLALARETGTARNISLVYSRLGELASRQGDIVQANALYRESLSLAQTFEAKAVVGWSLLGLARVARVQGHYERAAILLGAAEARLNVTIDLNLTERTDYEREVAVTRTYLGQEAYAQAREKGRNMSPEQVLTASEPTMSAKPRGPSAYPDGLTMREVEVLRLVALGLPDAQVAGKLVISPRTVQGHLRSIYTKIAVNSRSAATRYAIDHKLI